One Nicotiana tomentosiformis chromosome 1, ASM39032v3, whole genome shotgun sequence genomic window, CAGGGATTACAGCTTCAAGCACTGCAGAAAGCATGTCCATAATTGAAGATATCAACCACAGCAAGGGAGTAACTGCTGAATCCTGTATATCGCCATTCAATTTCTCCTCATTTTGCCACTCAATTAGACGAGATAGGAGAGGTATCTTCTTTAACCTGATCCACTCTAGGGCAGAATCAATCATAGGACCAACATGGGCCCAACACCAGTTTTCTGCTTCTTCTGTAGTACCCCTGTCCAATTGTTGCATGTGGGAATAAAAAATCGGCAGTCTTCTAGTTAAAGCACCCAGGACAAGGTATGCTTCCTTGGCAATGGCAGCATATTCGCTGAGGACACTGTTCTCAATCATCTTTCCAAACGCAGGAACATTCAACCAAATGCACAAGGCAGGAAATAAATCGGCAAAGTATGATACACAATACCCATGTTGCACACAAACCTTCCACAACCGTAACTGTTCAACCAGAAGAGCTGATGAAAGTTTACAAGCCTCTTTTCCAGACTTTACCCATTGGTCAAAAGAGGTATATCGATACAATTGCCATATCATCTTTTGAAATATTCCAGTCTTGACAAAATCTAGGCAGTTCTCTTTGTCAGAACGAGCCAAAATCTGTCACATAATAAAGAATAATATTTAAATGTTGGAATCAACTTAAAATTTGGATAGATTTATTTCAGACACAAACGCTCCAAGCATGGATTCTTGATGCTTACTCTCAGGAGTGCAACTGACTTGATCTTTGAGATACTAATCTCCATTTGCTCTTTACTAGTGAATCTGTTGATGATCGTTTGAACCAGCCGTTGACACTTCATAATTGCATCTGCACATGTTGGCGAATGCCTAGCTATCGCAATTAATATGGAAATTAGGCATTCTTCCAAAGCTGCTGAAGGCTCAGTCTGGCATTTAAAAAAAGATAATATGTCATACTACAGTACACAACGCGCAGTCAGCATTTATGAGGCAGATTTATATATTGGACAAGTTGTTCCCACAATCACAAGCTAGAATAAAAAAGAAGCATGGCTCCTTATAACAGACAGACATACCTCCAAGAGATATTGAACCCTTTGAAGGATCCCCATCCTAATCAGTCCTGCAGCTATATCTTGGCCAGCAATAACAACATCATCCTGAATAGTGCGTTCACTTTCATCATTTTCCAGAGAATCACGGGCAAAAGGAAGTATATTGGAAGTTTTAGTGTTGTATTTCCAGAAACCACCATGGAGAAAACCATCTTCGATCTCTGGTCGACTTCTAAAGACAGGAGCAGTAGGTGCATCTCTCTGAAGAGTTGGTATCCTCTGATAAAAGCACAGAGGTTAAGTATAAACCATCTCCCAATGCATAGTtcaaaaaagagagagagagagagagagagagagagagagagagagagagagaggcaatAAAATTCATAGTCTTACCTCCACGATTTCAAAAAAATCCTCATTGATCTCAAAGGAAAGAGCACACTGAATAGCTCTAGCACAAGCCAGAACTACGGACCTGTGGTTGTCATCCAGAGACATCCTAAAAGTAAAAAATGCATTTTCATTGAACACTTCCTTTGAGTAAGAAAGAATACAACATttgttgtctgaaagaaaattgatcTTGTTCCACGCATAGCAAAGTTCACTATTTCCAGGAATCCTAATTTAACTACTGAAGTACATTATTTTCAGATTGAAGGGCTGTCATCCAGCTATTCCTAGTTCATACCCTTCAACTATAATGTGGAAAAAAGGCAAATACAATCAACTTTACTTCCTTGAACACAAACCAAAATCATTCTGGTATAGACATATCTATGTCTATGAACCCAAGGTTTTGAGCCAACTACTAAGCTGAGTAGTTCAGATTGCATAGCAGTAAGGAGACCAGAGTAAATCTCTACTCTTTATTTATTTCAAGGTGGATACGCAAGAAATTCACTATGTAAAGTAGAGTAAATCTCAGATTCTTGTGTAGTAATATGTCCATGAGTCCGCGACATTGAATCTCTTGGACTTCTCAGAATGCTAGGCAGAGCATTTACCATCAGCTGACCTGCCGACCACCCAATCATTTTTAGACGGGCCTATGTATAACAATGCCCATCCAGAAAAAGGATTTTTAAAGGGCTAATTTGGTTCTAAGATTCTACAAGGAGGCACACCAAAAACAGAAACTGTGGGATATAATTCTGTtacttgcaagttctgcaatcaACTTTACACTGTTAATAGATTTTACCAACTTTCCCCCTGTTCTCGACAGTTTTCACAATTTCCACCTATTTTCCCACTATAGTCTTTTTTAGCCATTTTTcaaataattttgagaagttaACAAAATCGAATAACCCAAAGGTTTTTGCCTTTGACCTAGGAAAAAGATTAACACTTCGCATGATGTTTTTTCCTTCAAAAACAAGTTGTTCTTGCCCTTCCACCACAACAACCTTCCTACTCCCCATTCCAAGTGGAGGCTCAAAAGAAACAAGTGAAAGCAatgctaaaaacaaagaagatTAACAACAAATGGAGAAAAAAAATGAATAATTGGGTATGCatggacaacaacaacaacaatatcaatgatGTCTCCAAACCAAAAACAAAGGCATTACATCTTGAGAACTATTTTGGGAAAAAAAGCATAAGATCTAATTCAGGGAAATGAACAAGCATGGCACTATCTCATACAGAGGCCATTATTTAGCACATCACAAGCAAGAGGCGGCCAAGTCAAACAAAGAGGAAGCACTTAAATCTACCTCAATGATAGAGCAAGCTCAGGTTCTGGCCCTAGTATGAAAGCCCAAATGGCCTCCCAGTCATTAAATCCATCTCTGTCCTGAGATCTTAAGATACACCCCAGCTGATTCTGGTGAATTCTGCATATTGCTCTATCAAGCACAGATGCAATAAGATGTAAAGCAATTGTTCGTTGTCCAGCTACCTGTAGCCAAGGAGCTCAAAAACTTAAAACACGCAATTAGACTAACATGGACATGCAGACACAAAAAAATGATATTAAACATCCAAAATATTCAAATTTAAATATACTAACTGCACTTCTTGTGAGAGCGACTGCTTCTTTTATGGTGTAACCAGCCGCGCCAGGATCACCTTCAGTTCGTAGATAGTCACGCTCGGAGAGATCTTGCGCAACGGACACACCTGCGAGGCAAACACTATGTACATAAACCTATAGGTCCAATATTTGCGAACAAGGCAAGGCCAGTTCTTAGCTACCAGGTTGGAAATAGGCACcagttcttttaatttttttccttgaTGCATGTGTGTAGTTGGGGTATGAATATACAAGGTCAGTTCTTAACTTTGACAGTTGACATGAGAAACACTGTCCTCCCTCAAACAAAAACATCAGTCGATACCTGGCAAGTCTAAATATATGCAGATACCATCAAATTCTACAGTACTTAAAGAAATTAAAGTGTGTCCGATCCAAAACGTAGAATAGACAGTCTATCTTCAGTCACCACATAAAATCAACCCCGATGAGACATGTTAAACTGGAAAAGATTTCCTGCAAAAGAAATATTTGACGAGCACTGAAAGCAGACAGAATTGATCTGGAAAAGAAAGTTGGATATTCCCCAGTAGTACGAAGAAATGACTTTTACTAAAAGAATACTAAGATAGCACTACAACAAAGTGGTATCCACCATGAAGATAGTTCGGGCATATCTGCACTTAATGAAGACTTGAAGAACTCCTACCCCTCTTGGGAATGACCTATCTTGGTTTCTATTGGTTATATGACAAAGTGATCCATGTGCGCGCAAAGTGTTTCCTCAAATATACCAGAGAGGTCATCCACCCTAATCCTTGCTGCAAACTAGGATTAGAAAAGGAATACACATGAACATATGAACCGGAACTTATTCAATAGGATTAGCTGATGCAACTGCGCCAACCACATAAATGTAACTCATATTAGACATAAGATTGATCTACATATTCATCTTTGACTGTTTCGACCAGCTTAAGTACAGGAGCCTGCCACTAAACTCGTGATTTCCAGTGCTCACTTATGATGCTAGGTAAATTTATTTCTTCCTTAGATGAATCATGCAGACATACACTAGAAGGAAATAACAAAGAATGAACATGCAGTACCAAATAGTATTAGCTTCGAAGGTATAAACAAACTTAGGCTTACCACTCTTTGGGACCTCAAGTTCACTCTCCACAATATTGCCATCAAAAGAAAATCTTAATTCTCGGACACTCTCAACTCGTTTACTCCATTCATCCCATACACTGGTACTGGCGTTCAACTTTGGAGTATCATCTTCCACATTTTTTTTCTGTGTGCCTTGTGAGGTTTCATTCTTCATCCGATCCAGCAAACTACCCTTTTCTCCACTGAGATGAGAACCGGATCTATAAGATTTTTCTCTTTTCAACTTCTCTTGGCCTTTCCTTTTCAGTGCCTCCAAAACTGCTGGACTTAGTTTTGCCAATAATTCAGCCTGTGCTTCAGCAATTTCATCAGCTGACATTTTTGCTAATTGAGCTCGATTCTCAGCATCAATTTGACTCTCAAGATTACTAGCATTGTGCCTTCCTTCCACTTCCTCGGAGTCAAAGCTAGCATCGGCTTTGTTTGCAGAAATGCTACATTTCTGAGCGTTAACCTGTAAGGTAGGATGCATATCCTCAATTATTTCTTCATCCTGTTCAGTGATACCATTTCCACATTTCTGCTGTGGTAAGACAGAATGGCTACTTTGTTCCACACCTCCCTGTTCGATATCCATGGCCATGTCTTCCTCTTTCTCTTGAACCAAATGCTCATCCTCCATGATGACATCCTGAGATTTTGTACCATCTTCTACAGATAAACTAGCACCATTTCCATTTTCATCTGGTGGACGTTCATTAGAGTTGTTTTTGTTTTGAGATGCTTCTGCAACAGCGTTTCGCTCTTTTGATGTCGAATTCACCTTGCGCTCCCTTTCTTCCCTCTTGTATGGCACAGAACTATTATCACTAGCCACTATCTCCCGCCAGTTACAAAAATCCATccctttcttctcttttctttgcACGGGCTTAGCAAAATTTCCAATCTGGTTGATTCCAGTGaaatcttcttcttcctcttcattCTCTTCATCATCGTGATCATTGTTACCACAAACATCTCCAACCTTTGGTGCCCAATGCTATACAAATATGGGGATAGATGCACATATTAGTTCAAGTAACAAGTCAGGTTCCTAAATACACTGAGATAACCAAAAAGCTCATTCTTCCTCCTATACATGACTTCGAAAACTAAGCAGTTACTTTATACTATGACGTGCCAAACAAAAGCATATACTTCCTCATAGCCAAAAAAAAGCACATACTTCCATTAATGCAGATGAGTATGTAAAACGCTCAATGTCTAATACTATTCCTTAGCTAGTCCATATTTGTATCTCTCAGTATTAGTCTTGTTAGTACATTTACTTCGGGTCTAGAGCTTACTAGGTGTCTTTTTGCCCTATAAGAGATTTTTATGCCAATAGAAAATGTAGAGATTCTTCATTCtagtactttttatttttattttgtataatgTTGGCCAGCTGAATTTAAACGGAGAAACATTGGTCAATGAGGGTTCATAAAGCCGACCTAACTTGTTTGTGACTGAGGCTTAGTTGTTGTAATGacaaaaaagatcaaatctttgcCAAAGTGGGAGCTGAAATTAAACTTGTTAATTAAAATGGATGCAGAATAGCTACAGATTAACAAAGAGGAGGGGCTTACTGGACCGTGAGAGCGGTGACGGGGCACAGGAAAAGGAAGAACAGTGGGGCGAGGGGCAAAAGTCCAACTAGTTGGCCCGTTTAATGGTTGTTCTGAAAAACCCTTTTCAACTATGCCGCCGACTAAATGGGAGGCCTCATCTTCATTTATAACTGTTCCAAAAATTTTCTGATTGGTGGGATTCTTAGGGTCTGTGTTCTTCATTGATATACACTTTTACAATATTGGGAATAACAGTATGGAAAGTTTCTTGGAGGAGGTAAGCAAATGGTTTTTGCAGGTTTATGGGGTTTAAGCAACAAAAGAGACGATCTTGCAATTGTACAGGGTCCCCGAAGGTTTTCGCTGAAGTCCAAGGAAAAAAACAAAGGAAGTATAAAGAAAAGGGAAAGGTCGGGCCAAATTTACCTAGAAAATAAGAGGTATAAAACTAACATCTATGCTAAATCCCATGCCTAATTCCTGAAGGACTCGGTTTTACATTGGCGGTCACACTTCATTAGTGTGAATCTTGCTCGTAATATGCTTTTAAAAGAATATTTTATAGTAACCTTTTATTTCATATCGTAtgtatctttttttcttttctttcaggaAGAAAATACAGAGAAAAAGAATGTCAATAAAATTAAAGTAACTAGGATTTCGTAAATCACCCAACCGTTGACCAAATGTCCATAAAAATAGCACTAGTTGGCCAATTTTTGGGTGtataattgaaaaataaccaatattagttaaataattaaaaactaGTCATTCTTTATGTGAATTAAAATTTGGACAATGATATTTCAATTTAAAAGGAATTTTTTCATATATATacgaaaatttaaatttatttacccGATTTATCTaaagcccgtttggacataagaaaatttttatttttttcaattttttttttaaaacaatgttTGATTATCAAAATCTTACAAATTTTCCAATCTCATTTGAAAATGcattttcaaatttgaaaaattaaaaatggGAAGGTTGCTAGTTTTCAGTTGCAAAATATGTTGAAAAAAATACATCCAAATATGTTACAAAAATTATAACCAAACACAACTTCATCTTCAATTCAAATTTTAGTGAAAttcaaaatttgaaaaaaaataataattggaattcatgtccaaacgcctactaagttTTCCTATTTACAAAAGGTAACCAAaactttttacaaaatatatataaattcggTCAAAATCTACAATTTATACACAACTTGAATACAATATTTTTTGCAAATCTGGTAAAAAAAGCCACGAATTACATATAATGTATATACAACTTATATACAATTATgttagttgtatatattttgtatgtcgttTGTGCACATGACAtttaaaatatatacaatttgtttatATCTTCTTattcgagtttcaatatgaaatttcaACTAAAACCACTTCGAATTTTCACCAAAAATTCTTAAAAATAAGATAGAAACTCGAAAAAACATTCTCAACCATTTACAAAAACACTCAATCCAAATAAATAACAATTTTACAAAATTTAATTTACATATTCAAAGCTTCGAAGTTTTTCAATGGTGGTTAATGGTGTTTTTAATAGTTTTACGGGATTTTTAATTAAATCTACTTGCTTCTGATTAGTACTatttactccctccggtccacaataagtgatcatTTTACCTTTGGCATACCCATTAAGGAAATACGAACACGTAGAGAGAAAAAGATGTATTCACTAAATTAACCTAAATTAATTATTACCTTGACAATTTGGAATATGTAAATCGGAAAAGGATCTGCCCTGTCCCTAAACTATCATATTTGGTCTAAAATTGCCCCCCATTCACCTATTGGGCTAAATATAATCTTCCCGTTATGATTTTGGCTTACAACTGCCCTTTCAGTTAACATCCCATATCagattaaaaattaatattagtTTTAGTGACGTGGCATTATCCTATTGGTTAATTTAAAATCCACTCCAAATATGTCCAACCCACCCATTCTACCCGACCCATCACACCATTACCCATTAAACTCTCTAACCCATTGATGATTTCTAAACCGAGACTCCCCTCCTCATAAAATACGATTGATACCCCACTCTTTGTAAATTAGGGTTCTTTTTTATTCTTCCCTCTCCCAAATCTGAAAATCAGAGTTCTTAAATCTTCCCCATCTTGTTTTAGCtttaaaatatctgaatctttttctgcttcttcccgtaaagagaaaaagagaaaatggtGGGTAGACCAAAGGTaaagagaaaaggagaaaattAGATCTTCCATTGTGCTTCTTTGGTTCATTAAATTATTGTCATTTTTCGGTGTACTTCTTTGACTCCATCTTGTTTTAGCTTTAAAATGTCTGAATCTTCTTTTGCTTCTTCccgtaaagagaaaaagaaaaaattatggGTAAACCAAAGgtaaagagaaaaagagaaaattaGATATTCTATTGTGCTTctttgattcattaatttcctttttttctctttaCGGGAATAAGCAGAAGAAGATTCTGACATTTTAAAGTTAAAACAAGATGGAGATAAGAACTCTGATTTTCAAATTTGGGAGAGGGAAGAATAAAAAGAACCATAATTTACAGAGAGGGGGAGTATCAATCGTATTTTATGATGAAGGAGTCTTGGTTTAGAAATCATCGATGGGTTAGAGAGTTTAATGGGTAATGGTGCGATGGGTCGGGTAGAATGGGTGGGTTGGACATATTTGGGGTGGATTTTAAATCAACCAATAGAATAACGCCACGTCATAAAactaatattaatttttaatctGATATGGGTTGTTAACTAAAAGGGCAATTGTGAGCCAAAATCTTAAAGGGAAGGTTATATTTAGCCCAATAGGTGGAGGAAGGGTAATTTTCGACCAAATCTGATATTTGAGGGGAAGGGTCGACCCTTTTCCGTATGTAAATAAAggcaaaatttgaaaaaataaaattagttcCTTATTGATTACGTAAAttgacacttattttggaccaaaataaaaaaggTAAAATGTTCATTTATTATAAACTGAGGGAGTAGTTTATTAAGGGTCGCTTGAAAATTAGATTTGTTACTTGTCTCTCCGTAAAAATCCTTGAAGTGTGCGATTTATTGTTCCGCGGGATCTTGTACATTCCCAGAGAAATGTACCAGAAGCTAACGACGTTACAATTACTGCTCTAAGCAGCCAAGAACCTGGACATATTCGTGTTGTGAACACAATGTTCAGATCAAATTCACCAATACTTTGGTTATCTTCTTGCCAATGCTTTTCATATTGATCGAAAGATTATTTTGTacataattgataaattatatatgcTAATGTAATTAAGTGATAATCTCTCAAGGAGTggtaaataaatttataatattgTATAGATAAGTAAAAGTTTTAATTTAAAACAACAACTTGCTTTATCTATTCCCCTATTTTTTCCTCTGGAGTTTCGCAAGTTTGAAGTCCACGACACTATAGTGGAGTATAATTTGTAGAAGCTTGAATTTTAACACACTGTTTTTGGAATTTGAAATAGTAAAAAGGATGAAAAATTGAGATATTTTTATccaaatattattttcttataaaaaTGGATTAAGTTTCATTAGTTTTGTAATTATGACTTATTTGCAAACAGCAGACATAAAAGTGGCTATTTGTGAATTTTGCTGTGGCTGGCCCAAAAGGGTTTACATACAAGGTCCGAAACAACCTTGTACATCTCGTCCATGTGTCCATGGCAGAAGCTATTTCCAGGAGGTATCTTCTCAGATTTGCATCCCCTTCAAATTACTTTAAATAGTAGTTACAAATCTCTCTCTATTCGCCCATTCAATCAATCTACTATTCTAATGGCTGAATGGTCTCAACTCCCTCGAGAACTCGTAGACCTCATCTCCAAATACCTCTCTTTCGAAATCGATTTCCTCCGTTTCCGTTCCGTTTGCTCTTCCTGGCGTTCCTCCGTTCCTCCTAAACCCTACCCGAATACCCCTTCTCGTTTCCCCATTCTCCCTAATAACGGCATCGCTGAAAACAGCTGGGGTTTTAAACTTACCAAAACACCCCTCTACCTTATCAGTCCCCCCAAACAAACGACGTCGTCTGATGATAACCACGGTGGATGGATCCTTAAACTGGATAGGGAAAATCCTCAACGTATGCGTTTGCTTAACCCTCTTTCTAGATCCCAATTCAAACCTCTTCCTTCCAATTTCCCTAAAAATTTG contains:
- the LOC104097954 gene encoding transcriptional elongation regulator MINIYO, whose translation is MKNTDPKNPTNQKIFGTVINEDEASHLVGGIVEKGFSEQPLNGPTSWTFAPRPTVLPFPVPRHRSHGPHWAPKVGDVCGNNDHDDEENEEEEEDFTGINQIGNFAKPVQRKEKKGMDFCNWREIVASDNSSVPYKREERERKVNSTSKERNAVAEASQNKNNSNERPPDENGNGASLSVEDGTKSQDVIMEDEHLVQEKEEDMAMDIEQGGVEQSSHSVLPQQKCGNGITEQDEEIIEDMHPTLQVNAQKCSISANKADASFDSEEVEGRHNASNLESQIDAENRAQLAKMSADEIAEAQAELLAKLSPAVLEALKRKGQEKLKREKSYRSGSHLSGEKGSLLDRMKNETSQGTQKKNVEDDTPKLNASTSVWDEWSKRVESVRELRFSFDGNIVESELEVPKSGVSVAQDLSERDYLRTEGDPGAAGYTIKEAVALTRSAVAGQRTIALHLIASVLDRAICRIHQNQLGCILRSQDRDGFNDWEAIWAFILGPEPELALSLRMSLDDNHRSVVLACARAIQCALSFEINEDFFEIVERIPTLQRDAPTAPVFRSRPEIEDGFLHGGFWKYNTKTSNILPFARDSLENDESERTIQDDVVIAGQDIAAGLIRMGILQRVQYLLETEPSAALEECLISILIAIARHSPTCADAIMKCQRLVQTIINRFTSKEQMEISISKIKSVALLRILARSDKENCLDFVKTGIFQKMIWQLYRYTSFDQWVKSGKEACKLSSALLVEQLRLWKVCVQHGYCVSYFADLFPALCIWLNVPAFGKMIENSVLSEYAAIAKEAYLVLGALTRRLPIFYSHMQQLDRGTTEEAENWCWAHVGPMIDSALEWIRLKKIPLLSRLIEWQNEEKLNGDIQDSAVTPLLWLISSIMDMLSAVLEAVIPEDNAELRHGSLPWLPDFVPKIGLEILKNGLMSFSGLVLASHDNSAGSGSFLECLCYLRKINGRETSIASSSCLQGLLRVAWCVDKLILLANNEPRDLFAKYQSFTREEKTLADGILHSSLPELRTLMTSLVESNGSKWRHMKSIETFGRGGPAPGIGVGWGAPGGGFWSKHILSAQVDARLFIYLLDVFPIVSVKDQFTTEGMNSIIQKINSVMGACLLLGPMDSSAVDKLLDFLFQVPTLKYIDFSIRQFLTLKQGYQALERVYEEEDYLLLSDVLASHFKKRWLSAKQKRKSAAGDEHVCRKNPKKGSILLDTIPEEISTSNLASQEPKCLVAEWAHQRLHLPLHWFLSPLSLLCSTSHETLDFLKVAKGGLFFLLGIELMSTSLPAELRTPVRNVPIVWKLHALSATLLSGMDIFEEENSRDLYKALQDVYGQLLDREEKVDAKKLKFKTDIHENYSTFIDNLVEQFAAVSYGDMIFGRQVGVYLHHFVEDPVRLAAWNALSNACALELLPPLEKCIAATCGYLEPVEDDERMLEAYCKSWVSGALDKAASRGSASFTLALHHLSSFIFQTCSGNMLPLRNKLAKSLLRDYSRKKQHESLFVNLLEYQRPDTRSEMPQHSCNVVNRLQILKEACEGNSSLLSEVEKLSSVIIRKQHVGS